The DNA sequence CCCCCAGCCGGCGGTCGACGGACCCGATCTGCTCGCGGATGTCGATCATGATGTCTCCCCTCGTGGATTCGGCGGCTCGCCGGGGCCGCGCAGGCGGCGCTCGCGTTTGCCGCGGGCGATCTCGGTGGCCAGCGCGTCGAGGTGGGTGCTCCAGTACCGCCGGAACCGGTCGAGCCAGGTGTCGATCTCCTGCAGCGGCGCGGAGTTCACCGCGTACCACCGCCGCGTGCCCTCCGGCCGCACGGTGACGAACCCGGACTCGCGCAGCACCTTCAGGTGCTGGGAGACGGCCGGCTGGGAGATCCCGAACTCCGCCTGGATCACCCGGCAGACGTCCCCCGAGGAGGCCTCGCCGTCGGCGAGGATCTCCAGGATCCTGCGGCGCACCGGGTCGCCGAGAACATCGAACGCGTGCACGAAGAGAAGGTACGGCAGTGGCTTATATAAGCGCAAGACTATATAAGCGAGACTTTACATTCGCAGGTACGGCAGGCCCGGGCGGACGGGCGGGAGCCGGGCGGTCCGGACGGCGGCGGGCACCGATGCCCTCTACCCCGTCCTCGCGGGGCGAACCGGGTGGCGAGGCCGGGCCGCGCCGGCCGTACCGCCGCAAAGTCACCGGAGAACGCGAAACGGGCCAGCCGCACGGCTTTCGCCGTGGGCCGGCCCGTGGTCACGTCGTTGGCCGGCTTACGCGCAGGCGGTTCGCACCACCTCGGCGAGGTCGGCGGCGACGCGCTCGGCCTGCTCCTGGGACTCGGCCTCGACCATCACCCGCACCATCGGCTCGGTGCCGCTGGGCCGGATCAGCACGCGGCCGGAGTCCCCCAGCTCGGCCTCCGCCGCGGCGATCGCGGCGGCGAGCTTCTCCGAGGTCCCCACCTTCGACTTGTCGACATCCCGGACGTTGATCAGCACCTGGGGCAGGCGGGTCATCACCGAGGCGAGCTCGGCGAGGCTCCGCCCGGTCTCGCTCACCCGGGCGAGCAGGTGCAGCGAGGTGAGCACGCCGTCCCCGGTGGTGGCGTGGTCGAGCATCACCACGTGGCCGGACTGCTCGCCGCCCAGGTTGTGGCCGCCCGACCGCATCGCCTCGAGCACGTACCGGTCGCCCACCGCGGTCTCCACCAGGTTCAGCCCGTGCCGCCGCAGCGCGAGCCGGAAGCCGAGGTTGGACATGACGGTCGCGACCACGGTGTCGTTCGCCAGCCGCCCGCGCTCGTGCATGGCGAGCGCGAGGATCGTCATGATCTGGTCGCCGTCCACGGTCTCGCCGTCCGCGGTGACCGCCAGGCAGCGGTCCGCGTCGCCGTCGTAGGCGACGCCGAGGTCCGCGCCCTTCTCCCGCACGGCGGCCCGCAGCGCGTCGAGGTGGGTCGAGCCGACGCCGTCGTTGATGTTGTGCCCGTCAGGGGAGGCCCCGATCGTCTCCACCGACGCCCCGGCGCGCACCAGCGCCTCGGGGGCGACCAGGTGCGCGGCGCCGTTGGCGCAGTCGACCACCACGCGCAGCCGGTTGATCGGGCCCGGCATGCTCGCCAGCAGGTGGGAGACGTACCGCTCGGCCTCGCCGTACGCGTCGGAGACCCGGCCGACCCCCCTGCCGGTGGGGCGCTGCCACTTCTCGCCCAGCCGCCGCTCGATCTCGGTCTCCACCGCGTCCGGCAGCTTGTGCCCGCCGCGGGCGAAGAACTTGATCCCGTTGTCCGGGGCCGGGTTGTGCGAGGCCGACAGCATGACGCCGAGGTCGGCGTCGAGCGCGGCGGTGAGGTACGCGACCGCCGGCGTGGGCAGCACGCCGAGGCGCAGCACGTCGACGCCGGACGACGCGAGGCCCGCGACCACCGCGGCCTCCAGGAACTCCCCGGAGGCGCGGGGGTCGCGGCCGACGACGGCAAGGGGGCGGTCCCGCCGCCCCGCGGATGCCCGGAAGGCACCGGCGTCGCCGAGCACATGGGCCGCCGCGACCGACAGCTCCATGGCGAGCTCGGCCGTGAGGTCGCGCCCGGCGACCCCACGTACCCCGTCGGTGCCGAACAGCCGACGCGTCAACGCTTGCTGTACTGAGGAGCCTTGCGGGCCTTCTTGAGGCCGTACTTCTTCCGCTCCTTCACCCGGGCGTCACGGGTGAGGAAGCCGGCCTTCTTCAGCGGCGGGCGGTTCACCTCGACGTCGAGGGCCGCCAGCGCGCGGGCGAGGCCCATGCGGAGCGCGCCGGCCTGGCCGGTCACGCCGCCGCCGTTGATCCGGGCGATGACGTCGAACTGCCCCTCCGCGCCGAGCGTCACCAGCGGCTCGTTCACCATCTGCTGGTGGACCTTGTTCGGGAAGTACGAGTCCAGCGAGCGGCCGTTGATGGTCCACTTGCCGGTGCCCGGCACGATGCGGACACGGGCGACCGCCTCCTTGCGACGGCCCGTGCCGTAGGAGTTGCCCGTCGCGATCGGGCGCTGCGAGGCGTCGGCGCTGACGGGGGTCTCGGTGGTGTACTCCGACGGGTAGTCCTCGGAGTAGTCCGTGTCCAAATCGCCCGCGATGGGCGTCTCGACACCAGTGGGCTCGGCCACGGGTTCTCCTCTAACTTTCGGGTTACTGGGCGATCTGGGCGATCTCGAACGGCACCGGCTTCTGGGCCTGGTGCGGGTGGTCGGGGCCGGCGTAGACCTTGAGCTTCTTCGCCATCCTCCGGCCCAGCGAGTTCTTCGGGAGCATGCCCTTGACGGCCTTCTCGACGACCCGCTCGGGGTGCTTGGCCATCAGCTCGCGGTACGACACGGAGCGCAAGCCGCCCGGGTAACCCGAGTGGCGGTAGGCCTTCTTCTGCTCCAGCTTCTTGCCCGTCAGCACGACCTTGTCGGCGTTGACGACGATGACGAAGTCGCCGGTGTCGACGTGCGGCGCGTAGATGGGCTTGTGCTTCCCGCGAAGCAGCGTCGCGATCTGACTGGCCAGCCGCCCGAGCACGACACCCGTCGCGTCGATGACATACCACTGACGCTCGACGTCGGCGGCCTTCGGTGAGAACGTGCGCACGGTAAGCCTTCTGTCCGGGATGAGAGAGTTACTGTCTGGATTCGGTAGGTCTTGGCGGGCGCACGCCGCCCAGGACCTCCGTCTCCACAGCTCGGGAGAAGACGCCGGATGCGCCGTGCACCGGTCAGTGCCAGACCGATCCACACATGACAACAGAGCAGCGTACCCGCCGTCGCGGAGAGGGTCAAAACGCGACGCCGGACGACCGCATGCGGACATGGGCGACGGCGCAAGGACCGCCACCACGTCTACAAGGCTAATCTTTCGCCACTTTCCCTTCTTCCGCAAGAGGGAGATCCCTATATTTGATTGCGGCATGTGGCAGCGCTTTCACGCCCGGCGTCCCCAGCGGATCGTCCGCCGCCGGACCAACCTGGGTCTGTTCGCCTGCCTGGTGTCGGTTCTGCTCATCGGCGTGGTGATCGGGCGCGCGACGTACCGTGCCGAGACCGCCGAGCCCGACGAGATCCGCCTCGACAGCGCGCTGCCGACCCGCACCGGGGACCTCCGCGCCGCCTCCGAGCCCGGCGCCTCCCCGGCGACCCCCACCCCGAGCGCCGGCGCGCCCGGCGCCCGCGACGAGCGCGCCGAGCTGGTGCCCGTGGAGCGCACGCCGGCGGCGGCCGGCGGCTCCGGCCGCAGGACCGCGTCCCCGTCGCCCAGCGCCACTCCGAGCCGGGGGCCGTCGAACACGATCGAGGGCTCCTCGGGCGGCGGCCTGGCGAGCCTGCTCATCCCGGGCGGGGGCGACGGCGGCACCGGCCGCCTGGCGAGCCTCGCCTCGATCGAGAACGCGGTGGTCCGGCTGGTGAACCGGGAGCGCCGCCGGGTGGGCTGCCGCCCGCTGCGCGTCGACCCGCGGCTGGTCCGCGCGGCGCGCCGTCACTCGGCGGAGATGGCCGCCACCAACCGCCTGTCCCACTCCTCGCGCAACGGCGCCACCCCGTGGCGGCGCATGGAGCAGGCGGGCTACCACCACGGCGCCGCGGAGAACATCGCCCGCGGCTACCTCACCGCGGAGGAGGCGGTGCGCGGCTGGATGGCGCACCCCGACCACCGCGCCAACATCCTCAACTGCCGCATCGTCGCCACCGGGGTCGGCGTCAAGCCCGGTCCGGGCGGGCCCTGGTGGACCCAAGACTTCGGGTATTCCTGACCATTTCCCCCTCTCACGAGGCTAGTCTCGGGAGCCATGGGTTACCCCGGGGATGAGTCGCGCCGCCCGCCGTACCACTCGCCCGACACGACTCCGGCATCGCCGGCCGGTCCCGGCACCGGCCCGTTTCCGGGTCCCGCCGCGGACGCGCACGGGACGGGCCCGGCCTGGCCGTCCGCCGGGGAGGCCGGATCGCCCGGGCCGTCCTGGGGCGGCACCGGCCGGCCGTGGGAGTCCGCCCCCGCGGGTTCGCCCGGTTCGCCGGATCCGTACGGCTCGGCCACCCCGTACGGCGCCGCCGACGCGGGCGATCCGTACGGCACGCCCGGCTCGACCGGCCCGTTCCCGGCCCCCGGCACGACCGGGCCGCTGAGCGCCCCCACGCCCGCCGACGGGCCGTCCGACCTGTTCCGCCCGGCGCGGCCGGCGCGCTCGAGCCCCCCGTACGGCATGCCGGGCTCGTACGGCGCACCGGACCCGTTCGCCGCCCAGGCGCCGGGCACGGGTGACCCCGCCCGGCCGTACGGCGCGGCGGACCCGTGGAGCGCTCCGGCCGGCGGCGGCGCACCGTCGTCGTTCCCGTCGTCCTTCGGCACGCCGCCCTCGTTCGGCGTGGGCCCCGTGCCCGAGCGGCCGTCGTTCGCGGCGTCCGGCGGCACCGACCGGCCCGACCCGGCCGACCGGTCGCCGGACCCCGTGGCCGTGCCGCCGCGCCCGCGGCGGTCCTGGGTCCGCCCGGTGGCCTACTCGGTCACCGCGGTGGTGCTGCTCGGCGCGGCCGCCGGCGGCCTGTACGCGGTCGCGCAGCGGAACGCCGCGGCCACCTCCGCCGTGGACGACCCCTCGCCCGCCGCCTCGGCGCACGTCGGCCTCGTCCGGCCGCAGGGCAAGTACGGCTTCGCCGCATCGCGCAAGACCGACCCGACCCCGCTCACCGCCAAGGAGCTCTTCCCCAAGGTCAAGGTCACCAGCGGCGGCCGCACCTATCTGCTGCGGGCGCGGCGGGTCGACAAGAAGTGCAAGGACGCGGTGGTCGGCGAGAAGATCCAGAAGGCCGTGACCGCGGCGAGGTGCACGCAGCTCATCCGCGCCAGCTTCCAGGACTCCACCGGCAAGATCATCGGCACGATCGGGGTGGCGAACCTCTCCACCTCCGCCGGGGCGAAGCGGGTGGCCACGGCCGGGGCGGCGAAGGAGCGCAAGGACTACGTCAAGCCGCTGCAGGGCAAGTCGGGCCCGACCAAGGCGCTCGGCACCGGCGAGGCGCTCGCGGGCGCGTGGACCCACGGGCACTACGCGGTGCTGCTGTGGTTCCAGTTCAAGGACGGGCACAAGCCGTCCGCCGCGGAGACCAAGCGCCTCAACCGGGCGGCCAGCGAGATCGCCGACAAGACCGTCTTCCCCGCGCTCGACACCCGGGCCCTCACCGGCGCGCCGGGCTGATCCGGGCCGCCGCGGCCGGGGCTGCCGTGCCGTACCCGGTGGCTCCGGCGGTCGGCACCACATCGGACAAAACGGTAGTTAGGCACTTTTTCGGGACGGAGAGCGCGCCGATACCCGTCCGGAAACGTTCTTCGGGGCGTGGCGATCTCGGAGTGTCGCTACGCTTCCCGGTATGCGTGGCCAGGATCCGGGGTCCGAGCACGAGCGCGTGAGCGAGACACCGGCGTCGCCGATGCCGCCGAAGAGCTTCGGCCGGCCATGGGACGCCGGTCAGGCGGACACCCCGCCGTGGGGCATGTCCGACCCCGCGCCCCAGTCGTGGCAGCCGCCGCCCGCGTTCACCGCGGCGGCCGCCGGGATGCCGGTCTGGCGCGGCCCGTCCGGTCCGGCTCCGGCGTGGCCCGCCGCGACCGGTGAGCCCATCGGCGAGCCCTGGCCCGGCAACTCGCCCGCCACGCCCGGCGCGGTCGTGCCCGGCCCGGCGACCACCGCGGCCGCCCAGGAGGCCGCCGCGCGGGACGCGACGGCCCGGGAGGACGGCGCCGCGCCCGGCACGCCGTACCCCGGCCCCGGCACCCCGGCCGGCGGGTCCACGCCCCCGAACGGGATCGCGGGCGAGCCGCGGTTCTTCCTTCCCGATCCGGCCACGGGCCTTCCCCCGTTCCCCGGGGCGGCCGCGCCCGCGCAGGGCACGCCCCCGGCCCAGCAGAGCCCGGCCTGGCCACCGGGCCAGTACCCGGGTGCGCCCGCCGGGCAGGACGGCGCCTACCCGCAGCCGCCCGGCGCGCTGCCCGGGCCCACGCCGTACGCCGGGGCGGCCACCGGCTACGCGGTCCCCACCCCGGCCCCCGGCGCCTTACCCGGCCCCATGCCGTACACGGTCGCGCCCGGCGGCCCGCACCCCGGATACCCGCAGCCGCCCGGCGCGCTGCCCGGGCCGATGCCGTACTCCGCCCCAACCGCCCAGGACGGCCAGCCGCCGACGCCCGCCGCCCCGGGTGAGCCCGGGGCCGACCCCGCCCCCCACGCCGACGCGACCGGGGCGGAGAACCCGGCGGCGCAGCGCACCGGCGGCGCACCGGCCGCCGAATGGGCCCCGAGCCGGACGGCCGCGAACCCGGCCGATCCCGCCTGGACGCCCGGCTCGGCGTGGCCGGCCGCCACCGAGGACAACGCCGACCAGGCGGCGGACGGCGCCTCCGCCGACGGCGCGGCGTCCGCGACCGGTACGGCCGACGCCGCCGTGGCCGCGCCCGCCGAGGGCACGACCCGCACCGTGGCGCTGCGCCGTGCCGTCGACATCCCGGTGTGGCCGCCGCCGGGCGGCGCGCCCGCGGACGGCGGTGTCACGCCGCCCGCCGGGGACGCGCCCGGGGCCGACGCCGCCCCGGAGGCGCAACCGGCGACCGGCGAGGCGAGCACGCCCGAGCCGGGGGATCCCGCCGCCGCGGCGCAGGCTCCGGCCGCCGCGCCCGAGGTGCAGTGGCGGCCGTCGCTCGGCTCCGCCGAGGAGAACCCGGCGGCGCAGGCGCAGCCGCAGGCCGCCTCCGCCGATCCCGCCGCGGCCGCGGCCCCGCCGACCACCCCGGCGCGCCCCGCCGCGGCCGACGTGCCCCAGCCCGTCCCGCCGCCCGCGCCACCGCAGCGGCCCACCGTCGCCAACCCGATCCTCGCGTCCCCGACCCAGCCCGGCCCCGGGTTCGCGCCGCCGACCGGTACGCCCGGGCCCGCCACCGTGGCGGGGCCGTTCGTGGGCTTCGGCAGCCCCGTCTCGTCCGGCACCGGCGGCAGGCCCTCCGCCTTCACCCCGTTCCAGGGCGGCTTCCAGCAGCCGTCGGCCGACCCGGGCCCGGCCACCCCGGCCGCGCGGAGCCTCATGGGCAAGAAGGTCCTCGTCGGCGCGATGATCGTGGCCGCGATCGGCACCATCGGCGTCGGCGCCTACCTCGCCTACCAGGGTCTCGGCGACTCGTCCCAGGCGGCGGCCCACGGCAAGGTGCCGTCGGTGGTCACCCCGCCGCAGGAGCAGACCCCGGCCCAGGCGATCGACTCCGCGCGCACCGACCCCAAGGAGATGACGCCCGCCGAGGCGTTCCCGGCCAAGAAGGTGTCGCTCGCCGGGCACACCTTCCGGCGCGTCCAGGTCGACACGACCACCAGGTGCGAGCGGGGCGCCTCCGGAAGGTTCGCCGAGGCGCTGCGCGACAACAAGTGCGCCAGGCTGCTGCGCGCCACGTACGTCGACGCCAAGCGCAGGTACGCCGTGACCACCGGCATCGCGGTGATGCCGGACAAGGCGGCCGCGGTCAAGGTGGACGGCGCCAAGGACCTCGCCAACAACGTGTGGTTCCGCGGCCTCGCCGGCCCGGAGGGCAGCGGCGGCGAGCGGGTGGACATCTCCGGCGGCTACGCGGCCGGGCTCGTCTGGGGGCGGTACATCGTGTTCAGCTACGCCACCTACGCCGACGGCCACACGCCCAAGGAGAACGAGAAGGACCTCGGGCCGATCAGCGACGCGTTCCGGCAGCACACCGCGAAAGTGATCGAGAAGCGCGCGAACGGCGGCTGACCCGGCCGCGCCGGGGCCGCCGCGCGCCGCCGAGGCCCCGTCCGGGGTCAGGGGACGGTGAGCGTGCGCACCCGGCGGGTCTGCGCGGCGCGCCGGGCGAGCTCGCTATCCGGCGGGTAGCCGACCTCCTCCAGGCACAGCCCGTGCGCGGGCGCGACGTGCACCCCCGAATCCCGCACTCGGGCCGCGAGCACCTGCGCCGGCCACTCCACCGGCCTGCGGCCGTCGCCCACCGCGAGCAGCGCGCCGACCAGCGCGCGCACCATCGAGTGGCAGAAGGCGTCCGCGACCACGGTCGCGGTGACGAGGCCGCCGCGCCACGCCGCGCCGGGCGGCGGCGCCTCGCGGGCCCACTCCAGGCGGCGCAGCTCCCGGATCGTGGTGGCGCCCTCCCGCTTCCGGCAGAACGCGGCGAAGTCGTGCTCGCCCAGCAGATGGGCGGAGGCGGCGTTCATCCGGTCCACGTCGAGCGGGCGGCTGTGCCACAGCACCTGCCGGCGCAGCAGCGGGTCGACGCCGGTCGGGTCGTCGCAGACGCGGTAGCAGTACCGGCGGAACGCGGCCGAGAAACGCGCGTCGAAGCCCTCAGGCGCGACCGTGACCCGGTGGACGCGCACATCCGGGGGAAGCACCCCGGCAAGCCGCCTGGCGAGCCTGGAAAGCCGTTCAGCGGCCTCCGCGGCGTCCGCGCCGTTCGCCTCCGGCGTCGGCCCGCCCAGCGCCGCCACCGGCACGTCGACGTGCGCCACCTGGCCGCGGGCGTGCACCCCGGCGTCGGTACGGCCCGCCACGGTGAGCGCGGGCGCCGGGTCCAGCCGCAGCACCCGGCCGAGGGCCGACTCGATCTCCCCCTGCACGGTACGGCGGTCCGGCTGCCGGGCCCAGCCGGAGAAGTCCGTGCCGTCGTAGGCGATGTCGAGGCGCAGCCGCACGACGGGTCCGGCGCCGGGCCCGGTGGCCGCCGTCCCGTCCGCCGCCGCGCGCTCCGCCGTCTGTGGTGCCGTCTCCGACTCCCTCATCGCACCCATGCCTACCACCGCATCATGACCGGTCGGGCCCGGCGTGCCCCGCGACACGCCGACGCCCGCGGGAAACGGAACGGGTCCAGTGCCCCGGGTACGGCGCACTGGACCCGTCGACGTCGTCGTGCCCGCCCGGAGCCGCCCCACCGGGGCGGTACGGCGGGCGAGGGCGCGTCCCGCCCGCGTCGCCGCGGGACGGACGCGCGCACCCGGCCGGACGTCAGGCGTTGTCCTGCTTGGACTCCTCCGCCTTGGCCTCCTCGGCCGGCTTCTCGGCGGCCTTCTCCTCGGCCTTGGCCTCGGCGGGCTGCTCGGCCTTCTCCTCGCTCGCGGCCTCGGCGGTCGCGGCGGTCTCCTCGGCCTTCGGCTCCTCCGCCTTGGCCTCGGCGGCCGGCTGGGTACGGGTGACCGTGACCTTGTTGAGCGGCTCGGTGACCAGCTCGATCACGGCCATGGGCGCGTTGTCGCCCCGGCGCGGGCCGATCTTGGTGATCCGGGTGTAGCCGCCCGGGCGCTCGGCGTACGTCGGCGCGATCTCGGTGAAGAGGTGGTGGACGACGCTCTTGTCCCGGATGAACCGCAGCACCTGGCGCCGGTTGTGGAGGTCACCCTTCTTCGCCTTGGTGATCAGCCGCTCGGCGAACGGACGCAGCCGCTTGGCCTTCGCCTCGGTGGTGCGGATGCGGCCGTGCTGGAAGAGCTGCGTGGCGAGGTTCGCCAGGATCAGCCGCTCGTGGGCGGGGCTGCCGCCGAGACGCCTACCCTTGGTGGGCTTGGGCATTTCCTTCTCTCCTTCTC is a window from the Thermopolyspora flexuosa genome containing:
- the rplM gene encoding 50S ribosomal protein L13 → MRTFSPKAADVERQWYVIDATGVVLGRLASQIATLLRGKHKPIYAPHVDTGDFVIVVNADKVVLTGKKLEQKKAYRHSGYPGGLRSVSYRELMAKHPERVVEKAVKGMLPKNSLGRRMAKKLKVYAGPDHPHQAQKPVPFEIAQIAQ
- the glmM gene encoding phosphoglucosamine mutase, with translation MTRRLFGTDGVRGVAGRDLTAELAMELSVAAAHVLGDAGAFRASAGRRDRPLAVVGRDPRASGEFLEAAVVAGLASSGVDVLRLGVLPTPAVAYLTAALDADLGVMLSASHNPAPDNGIKFFARGGHKLPDAVETEIERRLGEKWQRPTGRGVGRVSDAYGEAERYVSHLLASMPGPINRLRVVVDCANGAAHLVAPEALVRAGASVETIGASPDGHNINDGVGSTHLDALRAAVREKGADLGVAYDGDADRCLAVTADGETVDGDQIMTILALAMHERGRLANDTVVATVMSNLGFRLALRRHGLNLVETAVGDRYVLEAMRSGGHNLGGEQSGHVVMLDHATTGDGVLTSLHLLARVSETGRSLAELASVMTRLPQVLINVRDVDKSKVGTSEKLAAAIAAAEAELGDSGRVLIRPSGTEPMVRVMVEAESQEQAERVAADLAEVVRTACA
- a CDS encoding CAP domain-containing protein; its protein translation is MWQRFHARRPQRIVRRRTNLGLFACLVSVLLIGVVIGRATYRAETAEPDEIRLDSALPTRTGDLRAASEPGASPATPTPSAGAPGARDERAELVPVERTPAAAGGSGRRTASPSPSATPSRGPSNTIEGSSGGGLASLLIPGGGDGGTGRLASLASIENAVVRLVNRERRRVGCRPLRVDPRLVRAARRHSAEMAATNRLSHSSRNGATPWRRMEQAGYHHGAAENIARGYLTAEEAVRGWMAHPDHRANILNCRIVATGVGVKPGPGGPWWTQDFGYS
- a CDS encoding ArsR/SmtB family transcription factor; this translates as MHAFDVLGDPVRRRILEILADGEASSGDVCRVIQAEFGISQPAVSQHLKVLRESGFVTVRPEGTRRWYAVNSAPLQEIDTWLDRFRRYWSTHLDALATEIARGKRERRLRGPGEPPNPRGETS
- the rpsI gene encoding 30S ribosomal protein S9, coding for MAEPTGVETPIAGDLDTDYSEDYPSEYTTETPVSADASQRPIATGNSYGTGRRKEAVARVRIVPGTGKWTINGRSLDSYFPNKVHQQMVNEPLVTLGAEGQFDVIARINGGGVTGQAGALRMGLARALAALDVEVNRPPLKKAGFLTRDARVKERKKYGLKKARKAPQYSKR
- the truA gene encoding tRNA pseudouridine(38-40) synthase TruA codes for the protein MRESETAPQTAERAAADGTAATGPGAGPVVRLRLDIAYDGTDFSGWARQPDRRTVQGEIESALGRVLRLDPAPALTVAGRTDAGVHARGQVAHVDVPVAALGGPTPEANGADAAEAAERLSRLARRLAGVLPPDVRVHRVTVAPEGFDARFSAAFRRYCYRVCDDPTGVDPLLRRQVLWHSRPLDVDRMNAASAHLLGEHDFAAFCRKREGATTIRELRRLEWAREAPPPGAAWRGGLVTATVVADAFCHSMVRALVGALLAVGDGRRPVEWPAQVLAARVRDSGVHVAPAHGLCLEEVGYPPDSELARRAAQTRRVRTLTVP
- the rplQ gene encoding 50S ribosomal protein L17, with the translated sequence MPKPTKGRRLGGSPAHERLILANLATQLFQHGRIRTTEAKAKRLRPFAERLITKAKKGDLHNRRQVLRFIRDKSVVHHLFTEIAPTYAERPGGYTRITKIGPRRGDNAPMAVIELVTEPLNKVTVTRTQPAAEAKAEEPKAEETAATAEAASEEKAEQPAEAKAEEKAAEKPAEEAKAEESKQDNA